From one Nycticebus coucang isolate mNycCou1 chromosome 14, mNycCou1.pri, whole genome shotgun sequence genomic stretch:
- the HTATIP2 gene encoding oxidoreductase HTATIP2 isoform X2 has product MDDTEALPKLREDFRMQNKSVFILGASGETGRVLLKQILEQRLFSKVTLIGRRKLTFDEEAYKNVNQEVVDFEKLDDYASAFQGHDVGFCCLGTTKKKAGAEGFVRVDRDYVLKSAELAKAGGCKHFNLLSSIGADKSSNFLFLQVKGEVEARVEELKFDRYSIFRPGVLLCERQEFRPGEWLVRKFFGCLPESWARGHSVPVETVARAMLNNAMRASNQKMELLDNKAIHDLGKIDTSLKP; this is encoded by the exons ATGGACGACACAGAGGCGCTACCGAAGCTTCGGGAAGACTTCAGGATGCAAAATAAATCCGTCTTCATTCTGGGCGCCAGTGGAGAAACCGGCAGAGTGCTCTTAAAACAAATTCTGGAACAGCGCTTGTTTTCCAAAGTCACGCTCATTGGCCGGAGGAAACTCACGTTCGATGAGGAAGCTTATAAAAATGTG AATCAAGAAGTAGTGGACTTTGAAAAGTTGGATGACTACGCTTCTGCCTTTCAAGGTCACGATGTTGGATTCTGTTGCCTGGGgaccaccaaaaaaaaagccggagCG GAGGGATTTGTACGTGTTGACCGAGATTATGTGCTGAAATCTGCAGAGCTGGCCAAAGCTGGAGGGTGTAAACATTTCAACTTGCTGTCCTCCATAGGAGCTGATAAGTCGagcaattttttatttctacaagTTAAG GGAGAAGTGGAAGCCAGGGTTGAAGAATTAAAATTTGACCGTTACTCAATATTTAGGCCTGG gGTTCTATTATGTGAGAGACAAGAATTTCGCCCAGGTGAATGGTTGGTTAGAAAGTTCTTTGGCTGCTTACCAGAATCTTGGGCCAGGGGTCACTCTGTGCCTGTGGAGACTGTGGCTAGAGCAATGCTCAACAATGCCATGAGGGCAAGCAACCAGAAGATGGAACTTCTGGATAACAAGGCCATTCATGACTTGGGGAAAATTGATACCTCTCTCAAGCCATGA
- the HTATIP2 gene encoding oxidoreductase HTATIP2 isoform X1, which yields MPGQVALSVAAAALVAALFLLRREDAGPGAGPSMDDTEALPKLREDFRMQNKSVFILGASGETGRVLLKQILEQRLFSKVTLIGRRKLTFDEEAYKNVNQEVVDFEKLDDYASAFQGHDVGFCCLGTTKKKAGAEGFVRVDRDYVLKSAELAKAGGCKHFNLLSSIGADKSSNFLFLQVKGEVEARVEELKFDRYSIFRPGVLLCERQEFRPGEWLVRKFFGCLPESWARGHSVPVETVARAMLNNAMRASNQKMELLDNKAIHDLGKIDTSLKP from the exons ATGCCAGGGCAGGTGGCGCTGAGCGTGGCGGCGGCTGCGCTAGTGGCTGCCCTGTTCCTACTGCGGCGTGAAGACGCCGGGCCGGGGGCTGGACCCAG CATGGACGACACAGAGGCGCTACCGAAGCTTCGGGAAGACTTCAGGATGCAAAATAAATCCGTCTTCATTCTGGGCGCCAGTGGAGAAACCGGCAGAGTGCTCTTAAAACAAATTCTGGAACAGCGCTTGTTTTCCAAAGTCACGCTCATTGGCCGGAGGAAACTCACGTTCGATGAGGAAGCTTATAAAAATGTG AATCAAGAAGTAGTGGACTTTGAAAAGTTGGATGACTACGCTTCTGCCTTTCAAGGTCACGATGTTGGATTCTGTTGCCTGGGgaccaccaaaaaaaaagccggagCG GAGGGATTTGTACGTGTTGACCGAGATTATGTGCTGAAATCTGCAGAGCTGGCCAAAGCTGGAGGGTGTAAACATTTCAACTTGCTGTCCTCCATAGGAGCTGATAAGTCGagcaattttttatttctacaagTTAAG GGAGAAGTGGAAGCCAGGGTTGAAGAATTAAAATTTGACCGTTACTCAATATTTAGGCCTGG gGTTCTATTATGTGAGAGACAAGAATTTCGCCCAGGTGAATGGTTGGTTAGAAAGTTCTTTGGCTGCTTACCAGAATCTTGGGCCAGGGGTCACTCTGTGCCTGTGGAGACTGTGGCTAGAGCAATGCTCAACAATGCCATGAGGGCAAGCAACCAGAAGATGGAACTTCTGGATAACAAGGCCATTCATGACTTGGGGAAAATTGATACCTCTCTCAAGCCATGA